In Chryseobacterium camelliae, one DNA window encodes the following:
- a CDS encoding 3-hydroxyacyl-CoA dehydrogenase, giving the protein MSIKNVTVAGSGVLGFQIAFQTAFHGFKVSVYDISDEVLEKAKAKFQNLAERYTADIHATQQQIDATFTNLSYTSDLAESVKDADLLIEAVPELPEIKIEFYKKLAGVAPEKTIFATNSSTLLPSQFSEFTGRPAKFIALHFANEIWKYNTAEIMGHPGTSSEVFDTLVAFAKSIGMVALPVYKEQPGYIINSLLVPLINEATQLWANEVSDYKTIDKTWMIATGAPKGPFGFIDMVGINTAYNVTKMTAEREHNPVLQKVAELFKNDFINKGKLGAATGEGFYKHPNPEYLEPDFLK; this is encoded by the coding sequence ATGAGCATTAAAAATGTAACCGTTGCAGGAAGCGGCGTTTTAGGTTTTCAGATTGCCTTTCAAACTGCATTTCACGGATTTAAAGTGTCTGTTTACGATATCAGCGATGAAGTTTTGGAAAAAGCAAAAGCAAAATTTCAAAATTTGGCAGAACGCTACACAGCGGATATTCACGCTACACAGCAGCAAATAGATGCTACATTTACCAATTTAAGTTACACATCAGACCTGGCAGAAAGTGTAAAAGATGCGGATCTCCTGATAGAAGCCGTTCCCGAGCTCCCGGAAATCAAAATTGAGTTCTACAAGAAATTGGCTGGCGTAGCACCGGAAAAAACAATTTTTGCCACCAATTCCTCAACCCTGTTACCAAGCCAGTTTTCAGAATTTACGGGCAGGCCTGCAAAATTCATTGCCCTGCATTTCGCGAACGAAATCTGGAAATATAACACCGCCGAAATAATGGGACATCCCGGAACTTCGTCCGAAGTATTCGATACATTGGTCGCTTTTGCAAAATCAATTGGAATGGTTGCTCTACCCGTTTACAAAGAGCAGCCGGGCTATATTATCAACTCGCTGTTGGTTCCGCTTATAAACGAAGCAACCCAACTTTGGGCTAACGAAGTTTCTGACTATAAAACGATAGACAAGACCTGGATGATAGCCACAGGTGCGCCTAAAGGACCATTCGGATTTATTGATATGGTAGGCATCAATACCGCCTATAATGTCACTAAAATGACTGCCGAAAGAGAGCATAACCCTGTTTTACAGAAAGTAGCAGAATTGTTCAAAAACGATTTCATCAACAAAGGAAAATTAGGTGCTGCCACAGGCGAAGGTTTTTATAAACATCCCAATCCTGAATATCTCGAACCAGATTTCCTAAAATAG